From the Fastidiosipila sp. genome, one window contains:
- a CDS encoding ATP-binding protein, with the protein MDREDLRQRLSAYCKQLKLSQRVVALSEQRANEEQERFLHDVLHAEVEHRNQSRRAKRLNKANFPSRKRLEDFDFSNVQFPTGVTIEDLADGSYIRQKQNLIFYGQVGTGKTHLAIALGMLACEQDYAVRFYTLSDLVLRLGEAHRSGRLERLMAEIQGLDLLILDEWGYVPVDRQGSQLLFRVISDCYERKSLIVTTNMEFSAWGTIFTDEQMAAAMIDRLVHFGYLILCGGPSYRIANALMRKNTAAVMEVGMA; encoded by the coding sequence ATGGATCGGGAAGATTTGAGGCAAAGACTTTCCGCCTATTGCAAACAGCTCAAGCTTTCCCAGCGTGTGGTTGCTTTGAGCGAACAGAGGGCCAATGAGGAACAAGAGCGCTTCCTGCATGATGTACTCCATGCTGAGGTGGAACACCGCAACCAAAGCCGCCGGGCCAAAAGACTTAACAAAGCCAACTTCCCTTCCCGGAAACGATTGGAAGACTTTGACTTTTCGAATGTACAGTTTCCTACAGGGGTCACGATTGAAGATCTGGCTGATGGCAGCTATATCCGGCAGAAACAAAATCTCATCTTCTACGGACAGGTCGGGACTGGCAAGACTCACCTGGCCATTGCGCTCGGCATGCTGGCCTGCGAACAGGATTATGCTGTGCGCTTCTACACGCTTTCTGACCTTGTGTTGCGTTTGGGTGAAGCACATCGTTCAGGGAGGCTTGAGCGGCTCATGGCAGAGATCCAGGGACTGGATTTACTCATCCTCGATGAGTGGGGGTATGTGCCCGTCGACCGACAGGGAAGTCAACTGCTCTTTCGTGTCATCTCGGACTGCTACGAACGTAAGAGCCTCATTGTGACAACCAACATGGAGTTCTCTGCCTGGGGAACCATCTTCACCGATGAACAGATGGCGGCTGCCATGATTGACCGCCTGGTCCACTTTGGCTATCTAATCCTGTGCGGTGGACCAAGTTACCGTATTGCCAATGCGCTCATGCGAAAGAATACGGCTGCAGTAATGGAGGTAGGTATGGCTTGA
- a CDS encoding IS21 family transposase: MPQIDSIKNAYANGSYISEIARDLGYDRKTVRKYLEAQDFTEKMPLKKERVSILDPYKALINRWLSDDRNSWHKQRHTAKRIYDRLLQETDYQGSYPTVQRYVKAWRRKHHEGTTFLELHWYPGQAQADFGQADFLVSGKLERLHYLTLSFPYSNQAYVQVFRGETAECACQGLLDIFYHIGAIPLVIVFDNAAGVGVRIENVMREADLFRRFRLHHGFKIRFCNPNSGHEKGHVENKVGYIRRNLFVPVRELEDLVSFNRELLHECESQGQDRHYKKSKLVLELFDEDRDAMRELPAARFDVVRYETRQADNYGKICLDGKHYYSSCPELRQEEILVGIRAHMVELFDTNGRSVASHERRFGNQRTDSTDHYTTLLQLVRAPNAWRNSGLREHMPSSVRDRLDDLDAVELKRALRVLLQLSERYSKEISLQALLRSLDEGNGGYATASLYAAQILDSGIEGGRESSSRIDLGVYDRFFLSRKAGA, from the coding sequence ATGCCCCAAATCGATAGTATCAAAAATGCCTACGCGAATGGCAGTTACATCAGCGAGATAGCCCGTGACCTGGGCTATGACAGGAAAACGGTCAGAAAATACCTTGAAGCACAGGATTTCACCGAGAAAATGCCCTTGAAGAAGGAACGCGTCTCCATCCTGGATCCCTATAAGGCTCTCATCAACCGGTGGCTTTCTGATGACCGTAACAGCTGGCATAAGCAACGTCATACCGCCAAAAGGATTTACGACCGTCTCTTGCAGGAAACGGACTACCAGGGCTCCTATCCCACCGTCCAGCGCTACGTGAAAGCATGGCGCAGGAAACACCATGAAGGGACGACCTTCCTGGAACTGCATTGGTATCCAGGCCAGGCACAAGCGGACTTCGGGCAGGCAGACTTTCTTGTGTCAGGGAAGCTGGAACGTCTCCATTACCTTACCCTGTCATTTCCCTACAGCAACCAGGCCTACGTCCAGGTCTTCCGTGGTGAGACGGCCGAGTGTGCCTGTCAAGGGCTTTTGGATATCTTTTACCATATAGGGGCGATACCTCTTGTAATTGTCTTTGACAACGCAGCTGGCGTGGGAGTACGCATCGAGAATGTCATGCGGGAAGCCGACCTCTTTCGTCGTTTTCGATTACATCACGGTTTCAAGATCCGTTTTTGCAATCCCAACAGTGGGCATGAGAAAGGCCATGTTGAAAACAAGGTCGGTTATATCCGACGTAACCTCTTTGTCCCTGTACGTGAGCTGGAGGATCTCGTATCTTTCAACCGGGAGCTTTTACACGAATGTGAATCACAGGGGCAAGACCGCCACTACAAGAAGTCGAAGTTGGTCCTGGAGCTCTTCGATGAAGATCGCGATGCCATGCGTGAACTTCCCGCCGCCCGGTTTGACGTCGTTCGCTACGAGACCCGGCAAGCGGATAACTACGGCAAGATCTGTCTGGACGGTAAGCACTATTACTCCAGCTGCCCGGAGTTAAGGCAAGAGGAGATCCTGGTTGGTATTCGCGCTCACATGGTTGAGCTGTTTGACACTAATGGGCGGTCAGTGGCTTCACATGAACGGCGCTTTGGAAACCAACGAACGGATTCGACCGACCATTACACCACCTTACTGCAACTTGTGCGCGCCCCCAATGCCTGGCGCAACAGTGGGCTTCGAGAGCACATGCCTTCGAGTGTCCGTGATCGGCTGGATGACTTGGACGCTGTGGAATTGAAGCGGGCGCTACGGGTTCTTTTGCAACTGTCTGAGCGCTACAGCAAGGAGATAAGTCTCCAGGCCTTATTACGCTCATTAGACGAAGGGAACGGCGGCTATGCCACAGCTTCCCTTTATGCGGCCCAGATCCTGGACAGTGGGATAGAGGGAGGAAGGGAATCTTCTTCCCGTATCGATCTTGGCGTCTACGACCGGTTCTTCTTAAGCAGAAAGGCAGGTGCCTAG